One Clostridia bacterium genomic window, GAAATCGGTGAGCTTTTTCTGTTCGGGGAAGTTAGTCTTAATAAGCGCTTTCTGGAATTCGCTTCCAAAGCAGAAATACTCATTCACTACTTCAATTATTATGGATACTATATGGGCACTTTTTATCCTAGAGAGCATTATAACTCGGGCTATATGATCCTGCGCCAGGCTGAGCATTACCTAAACCACGAAAAGCGAATGGTTATTGCTAAACAATTCGTTCTGGGAGCCATAGCTAATATAGGAAAGGTTCTCCGGTATTACCAAAACCGAGGCAAAGATTTACAAGACTGTATAGAAGCCATTAAAGACTTAGAAGTGTCAATAGACAGTTGTGACAGCGTTGCGGAGTTGATGGCACTGGAAGGAAATATCAGAAACCATTATTACAAGTCTTTTGACGATATTCTGGAGAATCCTGATTTTGTGTTCGAAGAGCGCTCACGCCGGCCACCCAAAAACTATTTGAACAGTTTAATAAGCTTCGGCAATTCTATTTTGTACACCTGCGTCCTCAGCGAAATCTACCGCACTCATCTGGACCCTCGTATCGGTTTTCTGCATGCCACAAATTTTCGGAGGTTTACGCTGAATTTGGATGTATCCGAGGTGTTTAAACCTATCATTGTGGACCGCTTGATTTTTACTCTTATAGGAAAAAAGATGGTAACGAAAAATGACTTTGAAGCGGCAATGGGAGGTATAGTTTTAAAGGAAAATGTAAGGCGGAAGTTTGTGGAAGAACTGGACAAGCGGTTGAAAGTTACCATCAAACACCGCAGTACCGGCAGGGAAGTGTCCTATAGGCGACTGATTCGCCTGGAGTTGTACAAGCTGCAAAAGCACTTGATGGGGGAAACTGTATATGAGCCCTTTGTTGCTCAATGGTAAAGAGGAGAATTGCGATGTTTGTAATTCTCGTTTACGATGTAAACCAAAAGAGGGTGGCTAAAGTACTGAAGACCGCAAGAAAATATTTGACATGGGTCCAGAATTCGGTATTAGAAGGGGAGATAAGTGAGGCCAATCTGAAGAAATTAAAAAAGGAGTTAGCTAGAGTAATGAACTTGTCAGAGGATTCAGCTATTATTTATGAATTACGTACTACTAAGTATTCATCTCGCGAGATCATTGGTGTGGAAAAAGGTGGTTTTGATATTATCATTTAAATTTGGTTCACGCTGTTCGTCGTCGACCGCCAATAGAGCAAAAAATGCTGGAGGTCGACGACATGTTACTACCTAGACATCTTTGATAAATCAATACTGGAGGGCCTTTTGCACCTTTTGTTACAGTGTTAATGGTTATAGTCGCTGGTTGAAAAGGTCTTTTTTCAATACTTTTAACGGTTTGTAGCTTACCTGTGAGGGATGGTAACTACCGCAACAGCCGATGAATGGTCTTTGCCAGATCCTACAAGAACGCCTGTATGAACTGATGATAATAAGCAATGGAGTTTATTAACTGGCTAATGACGCTTGAACGCAAAACCCCCCTTGGCATGTCAAGAGGGGTTTTTGCTTCAGAAAGAATATTGTTCGAAGGGCCTTAGCCCAAATCCCCCGCCGCCTTGATTTTAACCCGGCTGGTTTTGCCCGGGTAGTAGGCCAGCGGTACGTCTTCCACATCAATGATTTCCACCGTTTCCCTGAGGGCACCGGCGGCCACGGCCATCTCAATAGCTTCCTGCTTGGCCTGGACCAGCGCTTCCTCCCGCGGCACTTTTTCATAATCAACCAGCTTTTCGTAGGTGCCGCTGACTTTGGAGATGGCCGAGCCAATGGCGTTGGCCGTGCCGAAATGTTGGGGCTTGACTACCGATTTGGCCCCCGCCAGCTTCTCCGGCAAGATGATGGACCCGCCGCCCACCAGGACCACATCCACATCCTCATGGGACACTTTCATGGCATCCAGGGCGTCTTCCACCATCCGGCGGATAGTCTCCATGGCTTTCAGGGCGAATTCCTCATCCAGCCCGGCCACTTTGGTTTTGTCTCCCAGTTCGTAAAGACCCAGCCGGACGGCAATGTCAGTGGCAGTTACCGTATCCCCGCCGAAAACCAAAGCCTTCTCCGTAATCTGGTATCCTACGCTGTCAGGACCTACCGTGACGGTACCGTCTTCCCGCTGCCTGACAATGGAACCGCCGCCGAGGCCAATGGTCAACACATCCGGCATCCGGAAATTGGTGCGGACGCCGCCGATGGTTGCCGCTATGCTGGATTCCCGCGGGAAGCCGTTTTGGAGCACTCCCAGGTCGGTGGTGGTGCCTCCCACGTCGATTACCACCGCGTTTTCCAGTTCAGCCAGGTAGCTGGCGCCCCGGATCGAGTTGGTGGGACCGCAGGCAATGGTTAAAATGGGGTACCGGAGGGCCTGTTCTAAAGTCATTAAAGTGCCGTCATTTTGCGAAAGATAAACAGCGGCATTGGTTACCCCCAAATCCGCCAGAGATCTGGCGAAGCCTTCCGTAAACTTTTGCGCCACCCGGCACAGGGCGGAATTGAGAATGGCGGCGTTTTCCCGTTCGATAAGACCCATGGAGCCGATTTCGCTGGAAAGAGAGATATGGATATCCGGCCCCAGGATCTCCCGGCAGATTTCAGCGGCCCGGAGTTCATGGTCGTTGCGGACGGTGGAAAAGACGCAGGAGATGGCTACCGACTGGACTTTACCCTTGACTTCCCGGAAAAAAGCCCTGGCTGCTTCCTCATCAAAGGGAGTGATTTCCTTGCCATCGTGTTCAAAGCCGCCGCGAATCATTTGCTGGGCGACTACTACCTGCTTCAGATCGTCCGCCCAGTCAGCCATGGGCGGAATGCCCACCGCCGCCGGTGCCCCAATTCGCAATACGGCAATGGGCGCCAGGTTTTTTCTTTCCACAATGGCGTTGGTGCATTGGGTGGTCCCCAGCATGGCCTGGGCGATTTGGCTTCTGTCCACACCGGACAGCTCCAGTAATTGCTTGACAGCGCCGACAATACCTTCCTCGATGTCCCCGGAAGTAGGATACTTGATTTTTGCCACCACTTGCAGTTTTTCATCAATCAAGACTGCGTCGGTATTGGTGCCTCCCACGTCAATACCCAGTTTATACATGGGTCCTACCTCCTTTCACCCGTTCTTCAATGGGGATGTAGTCCGTGTCGCAGCCGAAATAGCGCGGTCCTACCAGTTCCAAGCCCTTGGGAGTACGCCACATTTCAAAGCACTTGAGTCCCACCACCAATACTCTCTTGCCGTATTTCAGGGCATCGGTGGTAACCGGCGTAAATGTTTCCACGTCCACCAGGCAGATTAAATCCGGCACCGTGGCCACGATCTCCCCGTCCACGGCAGCCAACAGGTTTTCATTCTGAAACTCCACATAAGCCTGCCGGCCCTTGTCCTCCCCAATGCCTTCCAAAACCACTTTCCCGAAATTGAAGCCTCCCCGGGTCTCCCGCAGCACATCGGTGATCTTGCCCTTGAAGAGTTTAAATCCTTCGGTAGCCTGGAAGAAAGCCTCTTCCGGTGTGGTGCCAGTGCAGGACTTTAAGGTGCGGATGGCCCGGCCCAGCTTTTCGCTCCTGGTCATGATGTTTTTCACGGCATAATCTTTGAGGGTCTTGCCGTCGACAATATAAAGGCACACGGAAACGCTGCCGCCGCAGCTCATGGTCACCGCCCGGGCCAGTTCTTCCGTCCATTTGTTCGTGATGGTGTCAAAGATGACACTGTTTCCTTTTTCATCCGTCAGGGCCATGGGGGTGGCACTGACCCCGCCGATGGTGAAAGTCACCATTTGGAGCTCCGGAAAAGCCCGGCCCATCCCGTCGGCATCCACCAGGGGGAGCCCCAGGCGTGCCGCGGCGGCGATGGGCAGCATGCTGTTCACACCTCCCGCCTCAATGGGCATCAGGGCATAAATCTCTTTACCATAAAAGCGGGAGACCATCTCATACAAAGCTTTGTATTCGTTGCCACCGATGGCTTTTTCCGACAGAACCGTGGGCGCTCCCATCATGGCAATAGGCACCACCAAAGCGTCGTCAGGTACTTCTTCCGGGTCCAGCATGGTCACCGGGCCGCATTCCCGGACCGCACTGATGGCCACCAGCTTGCCGATATAGGGGTCTCCGCCCCCGCCTGCGCCCAGC contains:
- the cas1b gene encoding type I-B CRISPR-associated endonuclease Cas1 yields the protein MKKTIYIFTDGELQRKDNTICFTTAEGRKFLPVEEIGELFLFGEVSLNKRFLEFASKAEILIHYFNYYGYYMGTFYPREHYNSGYMILRQAEHYLNHEKRMVIAKQFVLGAIANIGKVLRYYQNRGKDLQDCIEAIKDLEVSIDSCDSVAELMALEGNIRNHYYKSFDDILENPDFVFEERSRRPPKNYLNSLISFGNSILYTCVLSEIYRTHLDPRIGFLHATNFRRFTLNLDVSEVFKPIIVDRLIFTLIGKKMVTKNDFEAAMGGIVLKENVRRKFVEELDKRLKVTIKHRSTGREVSYRRLIRLELYKLQKHLMGETVYEPFVAQW
- the cas2 gene encoding CRISPR-associated endonuclease Cas2, with the protein product MFVILVYDVNQKRVAKVLKTARKYLTWVQNSVLEGEISEANLKKLKKELARVMNLSEDSAIIYELRTTKYSSREIIGVEKGGFDIII
- a CDS encoding hydantoinase/oxoprolinase family protein translates to MYKLGIDVGGTNTDAVLIDEKLQVVAKIKYPTSGDIEEGIVGAVKQLLELSGVDRSQIAQAMLGTTQCTNAIVERKNLAPIAVLRIGAPAAVGIPPMADWADDLKQVVVAQQMIRGGFEHDGKEITPFDEEAARAFFREVKGKVQSVAISCVFSTVRNDHELRAAEICREILGPDIHISLSSEIGSMGLIERENAAILNSALCRVAQKFTEGFARSLADLGVTNAAVYLSQNDGTLMTLEQALRYPILTIACGPTNSIRGASYLAELENAVVIDVGGTTTDLGVLQNGFPRESSIAATIGGVRTNFRMPDVLTIGLGGGSIVRQREDGTVTVGPDSVGYQITEKALVFGGDTVTATDIAVRLGLYELGDKTKVAGLDEEFALKAMETIRRMVEDALDAMKVSHEDVDVVLVGGGSIILPEKLAGAKSVVKPQHFGTANAIGSAISKVSGTYEKLVDYEKVPREEALVQAKQEAIEMAVAAGALRETVEIIDVEDVPLAYYPGKTSRVKIKAAGDLG
- a CDS encoding DUF917 domain-containing protein, with amino-acid sequence MRKIGLTEIEDIALGAALLGAGGGGDPYIGKLVAISAVRECGPVTMLDPEEVPDDALVVPIAMMGAPTVLSEKAIGGNEYKALYEMVSRFYGKEIYALMPIEAGGVNSMLPIAAAARLGLPLVDADGMGRAFPELQMVTFTIGGVSATPMALTDEKGNSVIFDTITNKWTEELARAVTMSCGGSVSVCLYIVDGKTLKDYAVKNIMTRSEKLGRAIRTLKSCTGTTPEEAFFQATEGFKLFKGKITDVLRETRGGFNFGKVVLEGIGEDKGRQAYVEFQNENLLAAVDGEIVATVPDLICLVDVETFTPVTTDALKYGKRVLVVGLKCFEMWRTPKGLELVGPRYFGCDTDYIPIEERVKGGRTHV